One Eleginops maclovinus isolate JMC-PN-2008 ecotype Puerto Natales chromosome 22, JC_Emac_rtc_rv5, whole genome shotgun sequence DNA segment encodes these proteins:
- the LOC134858777 gene encoding androgen-dependent TFPI-regulating protein, translated as MMTLAIRRVYHIAAFSWYAFVVKILAAKDGEQLPPGIFVYGGPWKYLTFLNLLLQMLFFGLAALSDLQAGKKSESTLNRCKDFLFSVFAFPVGMFVVILFWAIFAYDRELVYPATIDTFFPPWINHAMHTLVLPFLLGEVVVQPHIYPQTKHALQALGGVGAAYLFWIIWVYLSVGIWVYPLLAHFSTPGLGGFFFFNMSVVALLYMLGNKLNSQFWSKTH; from the exons ATGATGACTTTAGCTATAAGGAGAGTTTACCACATTGCAGCATTCAGCTGGTATGCTTTTGTTGTGAAGATTCTCGCTGCTAAGGATGGGGAGCAGTTACCACCAGGGATCTTTGTGTACGGAGGACCTTGGAAGTACCTTACTTTTTTGAATTTG TTATTACAAATGTTATTCTTTGGACTGGCGGCACTGAGCGATCTACAAGCTGGTAAAAAGTCAGAGAGTACTCTGAACAGATGTAAAGactttctcttctctgtctttgcCTTCCCTGTTGGCATG TTTGTTGTTATACTTTTCTGGGCGATCTTTGCCTATGACAGAGAATTAGTCTACCCAGCAACTATTGACACTTTCTTTCCCCCCTGGATAAACCACGCTATG CACACACTTGTCCTTCCTTTTTTACTTGGAGAAGTGGTGGTGCAGCCTCACATCTACCCGCAGACAAAGCATGCACTCCAAGCATTAGGAGGTGTGGGTGCGGCATACTTATTTTG GATTATATGGGTGTATTTGTCAGTGGGGATTTGGGTGTATCCCCTTCTCGCACACTTCAGCACACCTGGCTTGGGgggcttcttctttttcaacATGTCTGTGGTGGCGTTGCTCTACATGCTCGGAAACAAGCTCAACAGCCAGTTCTGGAGTAAGACACATTAA